The Sabethes cyaneus chromosome 3, idSabCyanKW18_F2, whole genome shotgun sequence DNA window GTAATTCTCAAGTACCGAGAACTCTCGTCGTTTTATGGCCAAATATTTTAGTAAGTACGGGGCAAAGAGTGTCTCGTAAGCTCAAACTGTGCtagatttaaaaataatcggtATTTTAACCGTAATGCGCTAGGTACATTAAATTTTaggatattttctaaacaatcgTGGAAATAGTGAGCattagaaaatgtttttttctatttttccaagAGCTTTAAAAAAGACCCTTTTTTCTGAGAGTAGAAAAACACCGGGCGTAAGCGTAAGCGCAATGCGAATAACATTGGCGCAGTTCTTTTTGGAAGAGCCCCCCATTGACTTTTCCTAAAAGGTTCATCCCCAATGCCATTAACGAAAGCAGCGTGTTCCGAGACATTACGTGATCTACTGATGGAAACTTTCGCTACCATCGCATGTAGCTAAACTTCGGAAAGCTGTGGATCTCACCCACAGCACCATCAAGAGCATCGTCGCCACTGCCAGCCTGAATCGCTTAGCAGTGCAAGTGTTCCAACAGGTAGCAGCATCTAAAACCTGATCCAGCCAAACAGTCAGTTGAGTAGTGTTATAGCTTTGAACATTTAAGCCAATAGCAGATTCTTCCCTAGAGAACTAAATTCGGTAATCTGATTGGTAAAGGTAGTTTTGTTCAGCAACTTCTGCAGTGCGATTCTGTATTCTGTATtcttaaacaaataaaaattattttctaagcCGAATTTATGGCCTTTTGAATAGGTTACGCCGGACCCTGAAACTGTTACAAGTTTAAAATCAATTCATAGGCCCGAAGGGTTCATAGGTTCAAATGCAAATGATAGTTTATTACGAAAAAATAACACCTTTAATTCAAGTTGACAGTTGTTTGTAGtcattattttgaaaattaaacttGCTTGACCGGtcggttttttcttttcttcgtacACAATTGTATTTGACACTTTGTCGTTAACgagtttattttttccgtttcaTTCCGTTATTCATCTCATATACAATGATGTAGAATGTATCCATGtctcgattgtttttttttctttctctgtcTCTGTAGTATTGAGTGTTATCATTCCAATAATGAATAgcttataaacaaacaaaacgtgttctgatattttttaaaggtttacaagagtttttgaataactgAAATGTGTTTACCTGTCACATGCGCACCGATCGTCGAATAGTGGAGAGAAGCTCTACAAAGCAGCTTAGGCTTAGACAAATTAGAGCCGCAAATATCTATGAGTTTAACGCTAGTTACCTGTCGAAGCAGAACTCCCAATTACTAGCACCTCGAAAATGTTTATGAAACCGATGTGTTACACGTGAATTATATGACAAGAAGCTTTAAAGACTGTTAAGCAAACCAGTCTGTAGCATACACCGCGGCGCAGAAATGGAATGCCTAATTTACACATCACCCTGATAATAGTAAAAAACATTCCAGTATGAGTAGATTCAGTGAGTTTCCGGTATGGTATAGGTACGGTATACTGATGATGAAAAAGATTGATTTACTTCCTATTGTtgattttttcttgcttttaGACCTCAATGGGTTTTTCGTTCCACAACTATTCGTGCTATCACTCATTATGTTTCTTTACATCATAAGTATGTCTAATTTTTACCatgtaaataaattaaaaaccttACCTCGTTTCTTAACCGCACTAGAGTGCAGTGCCGTGAGAGCTGGGTAGGGTCCAGTTTTCGGGTTCAGGCCCTTTCCATAATCTAAACATGCACTTTTCAcggaagcaaaacaaaacaaatatggTTGAGTAATTTAGCTTAATTTTCTGTGCCATGCATTTCATTTTGTGATCTGCCTCTTCTGTTTCTGGTGGTCACatatttatgcaaaaatttgttacCACTTCCAACCTTACTTTCTTGACCGTTCTACACAAGTATATTACCATAGTCGTCGTTATTGTATAATTAGTATGTTATATAAAAAAGTTACAATAGGTAATAGGTCTACTACAAGGTCAAAACAGATTGCACTTGGATAACCAACTCGGTGCCTTCCGGGGTTGCTCGGACGCTTTCAGCTGATGACCTCCCTTAGGTGGATTGTTCGCTTCCTAAAAAACAGGAGGAACAAACATAAGAAAAGTGGTTCCCAGTTTGAGTTCTGACAACAATCTACCAatcgtttttccattttgcaCTTGATATCTCGGGCAAGTGTGAAAAATGCTTCGTCCACATTAATACTAGCCTTCGCGGAGGTTTCCATGAATTTGATACCATACTCTACCGCTAGTTGCTCGCCTCGGTCTCGAGTCACCTAAGATTGATGCGATCGAACAGTTAACGATTACCTGTttggatggaaaaaatctaatGTACCTGTCGCTTCTCGTTCAGCTCGCATTTGTTCCCCAGTAGCATCTTCTCAACGTCCGCCGATGCATTCTCCTCAATGTTCCGGATCcagtttttgatattttcaaaTGACTTTTCCTGTGTGATATCGTATACTAGCATGATACCCATTGCACCGCGGTAGTATGCGGTCGTGATTGTGCGGAATCGTTCCTGGCCGGCGGTGTCCCTGGTGGAGGAAACATACATTTTTGTACGTTATATGGGACCGACTTTTCAAAAATCAACGCAAAGCTTACCATatttgtaatttaatttttttaccatCCAGTTCTATAGTTCTTATTTTGAAGTCAATGCCTACAAAAATACAATTGTATGTTAATAATTAATTGATGTTAATAAATgagaataataaataaatagttaATTTAAAGGGAAACGCATGTCTATAAGTCGTCGTGCGGCACCGGTTGCCTGTTCTTACAAATTTAGTTTAAGCAAGTGGAGTCACACGAGCCTCTATTGTATTAACTAAATATATTgatctttgtttctttgtttatgAGATTCAATTAACGGGAAACTATCAGTCGTTAACTTTTCgccggagagcccaatttcggaagcagtgtttgggcccaaaagcggggttctccttatagaaatgtattcactgcattcttctcgccaatctgaacacagcgaatatattttcttgaacaaaatttttgtttcaattcaaacgaaaaaactgcttttgaaatttgcagaatcgatgacgactaatttcaccttaaaggtGATTTGGTGTTTGATGGTACTCTGGAACCATCCTACTGATATACCAACAGTAATAGGATTTATGGAAAATGCAAGATAAGTACTCTGTTTTCATTTGTGTATTAGACCATTgcgaattatttttaaagtttttatagtcagcctccccccccccctccccccttcccctttcaaaatttgcattaaaattggaaggtaaaaacaagtttttagactTCAGTAAAAGCTTTTGGtacaaaatcaattgtctgtggacttTTAGCTTAACGAAATCGAAAAATAAATGTACGGAGTtctaacgcttctagcacgaaacagaagtgaaattcaaaaaatgtaaTCTCAGAAAATTCGCAAAAAATAACGTATACACTCAAATTGCTTTTTACGCTAATGATACGTTCCGGGTAAATctaaaccgcgtgaattccacaattcgcgtaaaaaaccgcataaattccaaaCCTGCGTGTAAAAATAGACGTTTAGAGCAcatctgcgtaaattccgaaaagcgCATAAAAAAAttgcgtaaattctgaaattcgcgtaaaaaaccgcgtaaattccgaaaattgcataaaaaacaaaccgtgtaaaaagtgacttcagtGTATAAGTATAAAAAGTAAGCATAGATTTGGTTCTCACGAATAAACCTTAagcaaaaatgcttaattttttttgcgtgattgaaaaaatctgtttttttttcaatttgttattgTTCTTAATTTTTGGACTTTATTGGAATGGCTTTCTTTCGATATacctaatcaataaaaaaattcgatttttcaatGTTACAAAACTCACGGCCTcttaaattttattatattaACAAGTAAATGAGACAAAAAGATGCAAATTTAATCcgaaaatgtaacaaaaacgATGATTATAATACGAGTAGGATTCAAAAATGATTCACAAAGAGATAGGACAAAATACACATATGATACACAATAATACAAAGCAAGCACGAAAATaacggaaaaagaaaaatacaaatcaaaatgaCAGATATAAAAATTATGGCATTGTGGCAACCGGTTGGaccccggtggaaactgagGACGAATGCTGACAGACAAGAGGGGCTCTTTCAAACTTCGTTGGTTGTCCGCCGAGATCGGGGAATGGCGGTGCATCCTAATTATACGCAATGCACATGGAAAATCCGAACACGTGGAATAGATCCACGCGACGAAAATGGATTATAGATTGAAAACTTAGGACGTAGCTTTGCCGATTTTCCAACAAGGGCAAAGGAGCATTCGATTTGCCCGTAGCACTGGAGTAGGTATGCTTTTTtctgtattgtttatgcagggagaaaatcttcatagacagcaccttcacggtgccgaataggattcacagtaggtatgctggaagagctcaacggtacgtacgttcggGAGTGCCCATTCCATCTACCCCCAGCCTGCCTGCAGCAGGATGAGGAATACAAACCTGTGGTTGGAGATCTCAGCGCTCACCCATTGACTAACTGCTGCAACTTTCTTAAACaaatacacctggaggtcaccattatattggagcagatcaacgaattccagcactctcttctgctggtgtttgttgacttcgaaaaggtgtTCGACcgtctcaaccacgaaaacatctcaatctgggacgcacttaggaggagttccagataagctagtccatctcatcgaagctcagtacgaggcgttctcgtgcaagggtTTGCACAACGGCGACTTGTCCGACCCTGTAAGAGTTACTGCTGGCgtaagacagggctgcatttcatCACCGCTTCTGTTACTCATtattatggatgagatattagttggtgcaactgacagtagaccaaattgaggattgccttggaatcctctgacgatggagcagctaaaatgacctcgacctatccgacgacattgtcttcctcgcacaacgccgaaacgctATGTCAGATCCTAATAGAGCACTAACGTTAACGagtaagatgcgcccaaaactcttCGTTGTAAACAATATTCGGCATCCACGCCATCCTCGGCTAAATCTTGCATGACTGACGTCGCCGTAATCTATTGGATGATGCCCTTCTTGGGGATTGTTAGaataccatcaaaacagccattaataGCGTAGCAGAGAGCATTACCGGGCACGTGGCACGGAATAACCGGAACGACTGGCATAAGAACTCATAAGAAGGGCTGTGGATGAGGAGAACACTGCGTCACTGCCCCTCGTTAGAATGTTAGACACATATAGAACATGCGGCGAACCCACAGAAACGCCTGTTACGCGTATGCAAAtttggagcagctgcatcgttctcaggtaACGCGAAAGATCTATTAGAAACTGAACGCATCCCGCAAAATCATTGTGCTGCGAGTCGAAATGTCTCAAGATAAGAATGGCAGCATCTTGACGGACGATCATGAGGTGACCGAAAGATGGAAGCAGCAATCTGATAACCTTTGAtgatggcgcccaggcggagaacatTGGCGGCGGAAAAAGCAATTTTCCCAGAAAGCAGTTAAAGATAAATAGATTGACTGGGAAGAATGCCATAGGAGCAGAGTTTATTGAAATGGGAAAAATCGGACACTTCTCTGCACCAGCTCTGCGCAGCTCTACGGCGAACTCAGTATTTAAAAAgcggctaaagctggacgaataCAATGGGCAAAGCATGTTACAAGAATTTCGGACAATTACCTACCCTGCGAAGATGGCATTTGGTTCAAATCTGGTAGAAATAAGATAACCAGGGGCGTAGCGAATAAGACCGTTACACGTTGTCAAAGGAATTAGAGAGCGGTAGCCTACAATCGAGCGAATTGGACAAATTTCGTTTATTAGGCTATGTCATAGGACGCAAAAAAtactataaaaaaattaataaaaataattacaaaaggacttcaaaaggcacaaaaattaaaaaacaaaaaaaatgtattttaaaaATAAGAAGAGTAAGTTCATACCAAATTaagacaaaattgaaataatcaaATAACGAAACCATTGCAATGTAGATGAGTTTGAAAAAAAAGGGTTTAAAAATATTAGGAAGAAGATGAAAAGTGTAAAAAATTGAAGTCAAAGTTCTGATACAGAAATATTATACTAAATTATGGTAAGCTTCAATTAAAAGGTTAACTCAACAAAGGTATCTCAATTGAATCTACTATACGTTACCAAAGTTTTGAACCCCACCCAGACACGCCAGTGTTTATACATGGATCAAGTtagataccgtcatccggggatacttgcaacacttttgaactttgacttagtataactttcgaagtatatcgtttaggtccaagtgtaagtagccaaaacttgtatagtggtgaatacttttgatttatgattatgagaaaaaaatataaactaaatgaatctgtagaatgaatcgaaaataggggtgttgcaagttacccagtaaacggggttacttgcaacacttttctgattttgcgtttcttatgattttatatttgattttaaaccgcgaatgactattttgagatattttgaatgtatttgtagtaaaaccagaaatactggaggcgttttttgtttcccaatttcgtctatcgcttttttaaagatattcggttaaaatgcagcatgtcggtgaacttcaaattgccgtttcaatttttcacaattttaatttttctggagatggtggtagacaaaataacgtcgtacagatgcaaacttactttgtacatactgtctattacgataattttcatttttacaagtgctgcaagccgcgccatattggaagtaataaCATGAATAAttcatgttattaataattaataacatgaattattcatcgtttcttctccaagttcaaaatataaacaaagctcaaagttgctatttgttagcttacatgatgcacttattgtgtacaggaaccaaataataaaaaattattccatgtcaatgaactgacgcaactttgcacatccatttttcctactctgaaagtggtattaatttccaatcgtataaaaacaagcaaaacaatgatgtaatggattaaacttaactaaacaataggtaaacgagccttctttaaaatggtattgggtacaaatggttatgttaacaaacaaatgcgttggagctgtcaaaagtgcgatgcgccaaagtgttgcaagtaaccccggtgttgcaagtatccccggatgacggtaacaaGATTTCAACTGTTGTCTTTTTGAGATTTAGAAGCAAAAAAATGCAGAATgtaaaaagagaattttcctgtgTTACGTTGCTGATTTTTTTAGTAATATAGTGATATACCTAACGGATTTTTTTAGTAATATGAACATGAGGTATTATTCTAGATTGAAGAAaaaatttccttgttcttccaATTGCAAGTAAATTATCTTATTCGCATCGCAGGCGCCTCCACCACATTCAACAAGCCGGGAATGCTTGTATCTCTCGTTGGACAGGGAAACTTGTTCTATTTTAGTCTACTTCCAACAACGTCAACAAGAGCAACCACAACAACGGACCATTTTTGACGCCGTAACCAGTAACCAGAGCAACTGCTGTGTACTGCTGCACATGTGTAAATTAGATTTGTCTATCCAAGATTAAGCTCAAAGGATGGATGGGAGATATCTTGTGGAATTGAAAACGGCGTATGTAGACATCGTGTTAGTAGTTGGCATTATTTACTATTCAGCTCGCTCATTGCGTCACAGTTGACCAGCTGTGATTGAGTTTACTGACCTTTGAGCTTCTCGTTTAATACAGTACAGAGTGACAACGGGTGGATCTCATATTTGTTCGATGAAGCCAAAAATAAAGTTATTCAACACCTCGAAAGTAGCGATTTCCGCAAGTTAGTAAAACAAGTGAAGCCTGAAGCAGTGTAAGTTGATATCATACTAGGTATATTCCaagaaaaacgaacaaaaagagcaaatcaaatGATAACAGAAAAGCATTAATCATCACAGTTTGGTAAAAATATAGCTGGTTCTTCCCAGTAGCTTACGACTATATTAgacctttttgaaataaaaaaaaacttaacaaaGAAGCCAATCTTCAGAGTAGAAAAACGATCCAAATAAACAGTGACAATGGAGAGGTAGGCATGTCTGAGCCCCAGAGTGACAAACAATAATTTAGCAGTGACTCACCGATGGTGCTGATGAAGGTCGTATTGAATGCATCCTCGGAGAAGCGAAATAGAATGCACGTTTTGCCGACACCGGAATCACCAATCAGCAGAAGCTTGAAAAGATAATCGTACGTTTTCGCCATCGTTTTGTTCCCAGCAGGTATTTCCTTGATAGGTAAGCGCTGTTTAGTGT harbors:
- the LOC128744474 gene encoding ras-related protein Rab-8A, translated to MAKTYDYLFKLLLIGDSGVGKTCILFRFSEDAFNTTFISTIGIDFKIRTIELDGKKIKLQIWDTAGQERFRTITTAYYRGAMGIMLVYDITQEKSFENIKNWIRNIEENASADVEKMLLGNKCELNEKRQVTRDRGEQLAVEYGIKFMETSAKASINVDEAFFTLARDIKCKMEKRLEANNPPKGGHQLKASEQPRKAPSWLSKCNLF